From the genome of Strix uralensis isolate ZFMK-TIS-50842 chromosome 6, bStrUra1, whole genome shotgun sequence:
TATAAATAAAGATGATAGAGGTATGCATCTCTACTGGTATTGTCCATTTTATTTAAACATGGATATCTACCAGAACTTACACTTGAAAACATAGAAAGCTATAGTCTGTGGTATATCTTTACTAATGTTTGTAAATTCTTATGCAGATATTTAAGATTGTTTCTGACCATTTTGGATTGAAATGCTTTATATGAATGGTGGTACAATAAATTGTCATACATGTATTTGATTTGTATTTGCTATAAATATTTGTTAGTTTGTTTAATTACTACAGCAACTGTGTGTCTGCAAAGAGTGCAGTATGTTATACCTTGAGTTTAGTTTATTATTACAGTATGTAAAACTTGTGGTAAGAAAGGATGTGCCTTAGCAGCTGAAATGAACTCACATCATTAAGAGTTAACTTGGCTAGCATTTCATGAGATGCCCTGTCATCTGTAAGACTTGAAAGAAAATGGAATGCTAAGGAAATTGCACATTTCTGTGCATACTCTGGTAACCCTAGGCATTGGGTATTCAGTGCCAACACTCAGAAGTATCATTCCAGCAATCACTTGAAATACAGCTGTCTTTCAGATGTTCATTTGAAAAGTGAAGGTCCAGGCATACGTGAAAATGTTTCTTAACTCATTTCTGAAGAAAGTGAATTCacgtttaaaataaaaaaatgtttaatcctTTCTGAGTTAGTTGGTATAGCTTAATAAAACATCATACAGTGAAGCAGACAGTATTTCATATGCGCTCAATACATTTAGAGTTCCAAGCATGAGCTTTGATAGCCCAAGAAGTTGATGACTTGAAGGATacttttttctgtccttgtaGCAAATAGCATTACATGGAGGTGAGCAATTGAAGTAGCTGCAGTTTCACATACAGATTTGGTTCACGTGAGTTGTCACCTTGTCCTGCAGCCTTGCTGAGCTCCAGGGCGAATGAAGGAGTGACATGGGGGAGGATCATGCTGGAaggggtgaggagcagagggTCTGAATGCAGCAGTTGAGAAGAATTCTGCTGCCCCCTCAGCTGCCTCCCCGGAGGAGAGCTCTGCCTTGCAGAAGGGTCGAGGCTGGGAGCAGCCAGGATTTGTTGTTTTTCATACACCTGAGCCATGAGATCTCTGTCCATGGGAACATCTTCCTGTGCAAGCACTTGTGGGTTTGTGCAAGTGTGTCCGTGTAAGCACAAAGCATAGACGTGTTGATGCCTGGTTGTGTGCCAGCACGCATTTGTCTTGGTTGCTGGTGGTCTCAGGCCTGCACAGTTCTTGCCCTGGGTCTAGAGACACAGGGACTGGTCATagcttgctgctgcttctggctgtTCCCAGGGGGACCTGATCCTTGGTGGTGGACCCAGAGGCGGCCTGTGAGGCCAGTGAGTTAAGAAGGCGGCTGGGCGCCCGCCGCAGGGAGCAGCTCCGGTCCCTGCTGCGGGGCGGGCGCGTGCTCCCTGCCGCGGGCGTCTCGCGGgcgggcaggagcagctgctgtgtGCCAAGGGTGGGAAAGTTGTGCGCcactgtgaggggcggagcggctgcctgaggggaagggggcaggacccacctgtgggaagggcaaagggcgaGAAAGTTGCTTGGgaatggccttggacagatgcttattttgGACATACAAgcattatgggaaaaaaaatctattgggGATGAATTTGGCAACTGTTATAATATATGACAACATGACATTTTGACCAGACAAATGGGAAAAGATTAATTCAATCCATACCTGGACAGTTATAAGAGGGAAGGAGGTACAGATGGGTTGTAGAATCTTCAATGCAAGTGATGTAAAAGATCCACCTCCCCTGACTCTAATTACTATCAAGAAAATTTCCAAGGGGAAAATGGGATCCAGAATAGGCCAAACCCATTGTGTGGCTGAGGTTTGTTGGTATGTGTTTACTGCAATCCAACCAGTATCCATTATTTGTTTAGGAGGAACCAACCTAGGGGACCAAGCAGTATCTTtcaaattcagattaaatataaCACAGGAGGAAACCACAACCACTCCTGCTTATAGAACTTAAACGATTGAGAGCACCATATGTGTATCCGATAGGCCCATATGTAATTAAGAATGTTGGTCAACAACAGTTAATATCTAATCCAACATGGTCTCTTAAACGACTTGAGCTACTGATGCAAAGCAGTATTTCAGAGATCCAGCCAGCCTGTTCATCTTAAAGACCTCTTACGAAGGATGGACAACCTGGATGCAAAGACGAACACTTCATACGGGGCGAACAAAAAGAGACCTAATTGGTCCTCTAGagacaggattgggagttttaaatagtattgattcggaaATAATAATGAACAAACTCACTACATTAGCCAGTGACCTGAACAAAATACAATATCCTCTAAAATCCTCCCTCCTAACTTTGGGCAATAATCAGTGGCTTATGGCAAACGCATTTCCACAATGGGAGAACCTAAATGAAAAAGATAAGATAATCGTAGATGCATTAGACACAATTCAGACTAACGTTTCTACAGCCCTTAGTTGTCTCCAAGCTCAGTTATGGATACAATCAACAGCAGCTGCAATCATCAGGGAAGGTGAGGACAGAATCCTGCCAAGAGAATTCTGAAAGGTAACATGGGATAATGCAACAGAATTTGAAAGAAGAATTCAATCATGGTGGCACTTAGTTAATTTTACTTTAGGTGGGGCCGTCTTTGAGCCGCACACGAACTCATTTGTTCTtctgtgctagccaggattcccgtgtttagttcccagccacccaagaccatctgtactctgctcaggtgatcacccgagttcctcctggttgtccctcagccttcgtttatccatcaaccccgcccccacgatccctctcctcacagtcgcagtgcctgctgagacctccctcgatctccacagcaccttcaggCACTcgatctccctttctctctctctcgttctgtcagagcctccctcctttctttgctgtgcagcgctcctttttctttctctctgccatcgagggtgtctctgtttggttgttctctcagtcatctgtagtttgcccagatgccctcctgagactccagggccctcgctgtgtctgcaaggcttgTTTTCTTACTGTGCTCCCTCCTAACTTCTCTACTCTGTATAACAGTGTCTTCCAAGTCCTTTTGCGTACTCCACCgcgctcttgtggcacttcagctccctttggattttggtttttggcgctcttcagagcactcttctcttactctctggcgtgtcagcctgcacacgtatgtgggttggaactgccctgcctgggggcacagcgatgttggtcaggggaagaatagcactaagagtctgtagttaatgttgatttgcctggactgtttaggtacagcccgtacagcccccttggagcaagcagccctcagcagcaagcaaggatgtcacggggatgaccggagctatttgggagaggctgtgggagtggtagttgaacagatggaatctcaaaggtgttaaggctcatgtgtgtagggcttaatgctgttttgtttctatgttttttttaatggcaggctgtaatgagaccctagacagtgttcctacatggagtcaagaactctggaattgttaagctgtcactcagcatccaggtgacttgcttaaaaatttttttcagatccagagggacaatatatgcaccaagtagtgacagaggcagcaagcagggcactgtaagaaggtgggtcagcgtgtggtgtcggaggagaagacgtgactggttgctacatgactggcttatcggtttgggattttttttgttttgaaggtgcaaagcaggatattGGCACTGGAggtgactcgggcaaggtgagacGAGTGGGCtgagttatttttcaggtgtcgtactgttggtgaagctagaagcatctcctgcTGTCTGTGTCTaacaggtggtacccaggcctcgacatggcgaccggtaaatgtcagaagcagggtgggtgagcggccaaggtaacggggcaggagatggcagtcggtgtgggcaggctgcaggttcagcttgtgcctctcgctttggtttatgcaggtgccacatgtaggctgggaggggcgaagccgcgtgccgctgagcagtccaggacagcgaggcagttgtcggctgggtcagggtttcaGTGCAGAGAATCACGTGGCAGCTcaatgaagcatttctctttggttttgcaggagccgggcacgctgcctttggaatcggacgagcgtttgaggtgagctgggtagtagagagcaggagcacggggctggtgatttctcacaagcacagtggtagctctctgtcttttggtatggtaggtgccacgggccatgctggccgcagcgtccgacactggactctgcacagagcagctgagcggaaagccccgtggctgttgaggtggagggtgttgtgacagaggtgtgtcagctgacgtgatgctgactgctggcactggttttttttgcagatgatgaagaggaacctggcagctgcaggaatgtcccggttagctgatgtggtttttgttgaggatggattcagacccctggccctctgaaagctgagttgaGGGATCAGGGACCGCTGCCCTACggtgtctaatcttgacttcagttataaagagactttacaaaatggaaacctttctcaaggaagtttcattttatgaactctccatcagagtggatcttcagagatgatgtatttgccAGTAGTACTCTTGGGCGGTGCAGCTGGCCCAACatccctgctaattatggaacacaccaaaccccccccccctcgTCAAGTTGTAcgggtgtattttggagatagacagtctaatggtatcagctcacagctgggcgagttcagggaatgcaaaaggaaaatcaaatacttacacatctaataaaaacacttctataAGCATATGCCCACCTTTacactaaagagtgaaggactgagctttattctttattctttgttttaccctttaaagttttacacttcacttctgattttattgaccaagcaagcaggatgtgcagcagcagcagcagcagcacaagagtcgcggcggatccgtcagccgtaggttgtgatgacggtacgacctcgtcctacagcctcgcagggttccctccctgcagccctgctgtaaggacaggatgagacattccgacaccagcaagagcgtttgcttttatgggcacgatgtgctcgggatcgtatcgatcggccttggtggtgatttgaggagttgaaatcgctccggccttgccagggtgtgttgtatgtggagctgacctgttcacACAGAGTCCTCCCTGAGCTCCACTGCTATTCCGTCCCTTCTTCTGacagaactttcttctgtgttagtttttcaagatgctggaataggatttggggtttttgtttttcaggtgtgttgttgtcagcatcttctgatGCTCGACAGGTCCCCCCGGGCCAGGTTTGCCTGGCAGCCGCTAACCCCCTGACCATggggccagccctgtgtcgctgccacggcacaaaaataccccaagcacccTGATTCTGGGTCTGCAacgggaggaaaaaaacccagggttttttttgaaaaaaaacttcaatttggggctcctgggaaagccaaacctgcctggagtggtgcagctggaaagcagaaaacccaccattttcatgcacaaaaccaaaaatcaacaattttgatgttgtggagaagtgctgaaaaaaaataaaatggaatattttgggaaagcaaaaaacccaatttttgtattacagaaaaactaaaaaaaaacccagacccaatttggggaaaatctgggaTGAGACGGTGGCTGtttgaggggcattgctgggggttctctggtgtGGATTATCCGGTGAGGGTCAGTTctccagagtggatcatctgttggggttgTCCCAGGTGAGTGATCTGCTGCGGGTTATCCCAGGTGGACTCCCTGGTGCGGGTCATCCCCACCCGCGTCCCCCCACGCGCGTTTCTACCCACATGCAGACCCCGCTGCCGTGTCTGCCCCAGGTTCCCCCCCGCCCTGcgtgaggttttttcccccacaaaaggtgggtgtgtggtgtttttttttattattaaactatttgtatctcaacccatgagttttctcacgtTCCCCTTCCCGTTCTTTCCCCGTCCCGCTGGTGGGGGGTGTGAGTGAGcggttgtgtggtgctcagtgtccagctgggctcaaaccatgacatgagGTGAgttgccagccctgcctggctgaTGCTTTAGTCTCTCCTTGTTATTGCCACCATCCCGATGGGCCGTCCTcgttcttcactgctgctttctagtgCCTGTTGCTCTGTAAGCAGCAGTGCTCACGCTGTGCCCGCAGACCCGTCTGCCGACCTCTGGGACGTAACtctgccaaagagaaagagcTAAACGGCCCCGGCACAATCTGCAGCCGTTCTGCCTCTGAAGGGACCCgccggcccttctcctgccccttcctctgcccagctgggctgggaaagtacggttgttgcagaagctgctacACACCCTGGGGTTCCTTCTTAGGTTCCTTCTGTCGGCTTtgccctgtgtctgggctgccaaGGCCATCGACTGCGCGTGGGACACAGGCAGCCTGGAGAGCTTTAGCccaagtccttcctctcccctttgggcaGCAGCGGTTCTGCCGCTGCTACAGGCAGCCGCTTTCTCAGGGGCGAGGGGCCGGTATGCCAacaggctgctgcctgctccagtcagaggaagaggctgttctCCGGGCACCTGGCGCAGGGCAAGCGGAGGGACGTTCTGCGCTGCCGATGGCTCTTCCCgagggagctgtgctctggttttagcagaaaaaggtgtTGGTCCCAGGCAGCCACGTATGGCTGTGCACAGCTATTTGGCCGGTGTCTTGCTTGTTCGAGTAAAGGCATATTTCTTGCCTTGCAGTCCTGCTGACAGGTCAGACGTCCGagttacaaaagccttttgccATCAAAGCAAGATGACCGCTCgatttccaccagcactgtatgTCAGCTGTGTTGCTAGCTGAAAACGGCTGGCAGGCCAGGAGATAGCTAGAGGGGTCTCAATTAAAGAAAGCGAGGGTTGAAGTGCGTGTTTTAAGGAGGTGAATTAGGCAGCCGAAGGCACTGAGCTGCTCGCCTGACCCAGTGGCAGAAGAGCCCCTCCAGCCGACCAAGTATTGcgtgttgcaggcagcaaagtgctcgctggtgggagcagcaaggagcacggggctccgcggctgcccggagcaaagacggaccctcccgggctctgcggtcccctgctgaggacatctcccagcccaacgggcctctctgctttccctgccgcccggctcgctgcgcgctggagggcaggctggggaggaactttGTGCGGCGTCTCTTCTCGAAGGGacaggccctgcccagggagcctcgtgtggatgccgggggaggagagcagagcaccggtagcccagaggtgaggaaaggtgcaaacagccccgcagagcccgcgggtTCCCAGGGTGTCatcgctgctgtgcagctccgccGCTGGCACCGGCTCTGCTCGGCcgtgctgtttgctgctgagcGCGGCCGCCCCcctggcacaaagcagctttccgtctgtgccctgctgccttcagcacccgCTGTGCTGCCGCCGGGGTGAaaactctctctgcagtgtctgctgccggcgctgccggggccggggaacgCGAGCCCTGTCCGCCCGGGGAGCAGTTGCCGCGTTGGGATGGTAgaagggggctgctgcgggcgtcATTTCTGCTGCCGGGAACTGCTCCGAGGGGCGGGATGGGGCGATGGCGCCGCCCGGCGGGTAAATGTCGGTactgcagcgcggggccgggctggcggagCGGCGCGGCTGTTTGTCGTGTTctgtgctgccaccctgtggttaAAGACGGGTAATGCAGCCCGCGTACCGCGCCCGCGCACGGCCGTGCCCGgggtcatgctcgggaagtgccgcccccactccgtgcgcgctgtcggcgggtgctcggagCGCGaagcgcggaacggcagcgccggtgccgcccgtgAACAAGTGCCGGGGGCgatctacggcaataacggtcagtgctgctgcctcttgccctcttccagaggctgcactgaggacacgctgcctggccttaatcccggtgctgctcgctagagttaccgcggggggggggggggagcgtgggtcgggctggaggagcccccggggcgggcagtgaggctgcgggcagcggcccctccctgtccggggaggtactggaggaggagccggtgcgagccgagggagcagcagagagaaggtgagcagggccgcgcggtcggtcgcctggcggctgccgggtaaagccgcgacgggggggccgcgcggtgcggcgggaccggcggcagaagccgctccgggtcggggccggtcggcggcggcgcttcccggggccgcgcgaggccgggcttccgggtgcgtgggcgacGGGCGTGCGCTGTGGTCACGTGAtgcggggcttccggtcggccctgttggctccccggggcacgccgggagctgtagtttgtcggcactcggctgcccggcagctgcgtcgctcccgcgcgcgcgcggcacggcacagtcctcgctaccggcgcggccccgcggcgcagcgcgaggggcggttttggggcgggttcgtgcggtttcccgcgggccgcccgcggctcccccgggaccggtgtgcccgtgccccggcagtgcgcatgcgcggtggcgtCTCCCGGAAGtgccgcaatccccaagcgcttcccaaacctgcccgtggggctctgggagtgcagggctgtggggtggctgcattcccccccccaacccctcggcatcgcccgtggggactgcggagggggtcagagagcagacggggtgagctgtgccgtgggccagaaatggaggcaacgttttgccttcctgggacttgagaacagacgcgtgtggctgattgaggggctctgaaacagacggagttgtgtggcttttggctcagaaacagaggtcaagtgcCTTTTTTGGCACTTGAGAAGAgactcagcaggcaggtttttgggctcataaaggggcactaaggcagctggtttgggggccaaaagcagaatgcagtttggctggttttgcaggcaggtgagaggcggagggttgtgggagggccctgggggctgcgggggaaaggagggggtgggtgtcggggtggcatgggaccccgaagcttgggaggccggcgtgcaccaggccaaactccacgtctgcGGTGACTGGCCgcgctctgtcttgcaggtgatggagaggaacctgttgaatgcgggagcatcccagtgagatgatgtgctcctgatgaggatggattctggagcgtgctctctgaaaggtaagtcaaggggcaaaagccgtgggtagggtggggccagcagaggctctaccatcagggctgtggagagggctatttaggcttccttaagtctggtggaagagagcagggtctgtcccacaggacgtgcatgttctggcctgtgtcagtgtactcgtgtcatttgtggtgtctgtgttctgtcttgtatgcggtgccttccccacgtctctgtggtgccccgtgggctctctgcacggcgcATGCACCTTGGTAGGTGTCCATGGGGTCTGTGATGCCTTGCTGCGCggtgggaggtggaaggtggggctccggcCACGTGCGATCTACAGCAATAATGGTCAGtgctgtttctttccctcttccagaggccgtgCTGAGGCTGCGCTTGTCTGTTCCCGCCCTGGGGTGCTGTTGACTGCGcccacctcgggcttgtgtggggtgtctctgcctggccttgcgcTTCTCACGGcacgggggcaaaaagggacaggcggagcccttcccggctgtggacAGCGGACAGGAGCTGccgcggctgaagctggagagaccagagaaagcggaagaaagagaaaatcaagaccatctgtgcagcacccgcctcccagtgcaggaagagagagcctgcctctctgcgtgaggaaggagccctcttcacagtcagaccgccagcgtgcacccagggtctgcgtgcgtcaccccaagcgcgGTACGGCCGCGTAGTGCGCGAgcaagcgaggctgcgtgtgtcggaagcctggtcttgtaagaggtgagagacaccCGTGTATTCTTTTAGGgtgaggacagccaggcgactggagtttcagaagaagaagaggggcaggaggaaggaaggagaaagaagcatctgacccgtcAAATTCTCCCAGCAGTGCCGAGagcgagagctgcggtgagtcctgggccttcaGGGCCCTGTCACACGTCTTGTGCGTCCCGGTCCTTTCCTGCCCGTCACCTGgacctcttttttccatgctgctgttatttctgccgcccccgcccctttcctagacctctcctcttctttattcttctgtcctgttcccccttcctttctcactttctctctcttgtcctactgctcccttttctcatttctctctgtgcttttgtcctgcctctccctcctttttttcatcttccatctctgcGCTTAGTGTCGtcgctttttaaaatttcattctaCGTCTTTCAGTTTGCTGTCGCTATTTCATGTTTCCTTAGTGCtgccgctttttaaattttcttttctgtgcctctgttctagttcggtatccctgtgtgatcattttttcctttatttcaccaacacctgttgcttttaaaatgttcttttccccttcagtgtctttttagtgagttcttctctttccttaatgccctctctgtctttttaaatcgtcccctcttttgttcgctgtggctacttttagttccagggcgtggttggaccagatgacctgcaagagttcccttcccacctcaaaccgttctgcagttcgggagtcacagctgtcacatccagggcggtgagctaccacaggcgtgagaaagttgccccaggcttcaaggccatcccgagcgcctgctgctttactcctgctgcagcgctcctgaagaagaggagaaggtaattttgcagtggtcagggcttttagggctcagtggtcgtgctcagtgggttgcgtggttgggtggtttgaagggacagtctgAGAGGGcatctgaaatgcccttgcagggtggagggaggcaggaaagcaggGGGGGGCGGGTTAGAGCTGGCAAGggactgccccgggctggggggcggtgtgcccatgggtgccagtacctcagctgctgtgtcggcaTTGTGGGAGCCTTGGGGgtcgtggactttactctgcctccccccagaaagctctggctgacgaagttatgccacaacagagactgcagccgtcagcaccacgggatgctgataatgaccagcacaggcctcgctgaACTGTCGTTTTCCCCGCTGCTTGCAGTGGATCTGCAGTGGtctttgattcgcggaaaaagactctacaactcgaaatggagttataaagcaggtatgttttactccggccacggtgcaaggggatttctccacaaaccttgcacaccaacagcacattttaccaaaacattatagagtgtggatacacttattcactggattacataacacaaacatacgtatgcatgagtaaggctgggttagttctagaggctggtgtcagcagtttatgttatctttgcacctgtgcattgcctcctggggggcatcttcggggtctttgggaggaaggctcgtagtctttctcaccttgttttttccccggagcatgcgcagattctcttagccaatttcttgaacaacaaaaatgtttttcagccggtttactcatgctatcttatttaagggaagcagtgaaacttctaccatccgtatatgtctatctttactcattaccgaggcccagcTAGTTAGAGCATacctgttcctcgaggacaaaaacatgatattttgctgaacactgcagttcttggtagattttcacagtaaactgctttgttttgatgaacacagcagtccttggtaaaattccacagaacagtc
Proteins encoded in this window:
- the LOC141945019 gene encoding uncharacterized protein LOC141945019; amino-acid sequence: MRGGVSRKSPLHSQTASVHPGSACVTPSAGEDSQATGVSEEEEGQEEGRRKKHLTRQILPAVPRARAAFQGVVGPDDLQEFPSHLKPFCSSGVTAVTSRAVSYHRREKVAPGFKAIPSACCFTPAAALLKKRRRKLWLTKLCHNRDCSRQHHGMLIMTSTGLAELSFSPLLAVDLQWSLIRGKRLYNSKWSYKADAPPLPLAWDASDNNGVKETQYEMDLSCILRGNLFSLPPPPPRDSSLFFP